Proteins found in one Bactrocera dorsalis isolate Fly_Bdor unplaced genomic scaffold, ASM2337382v1 BdCtg084, whole genome shotgun sequence genomic segment:
- the LOC125780109 gene encoding uncharacterized protein LOC125780109, which translates to MNVETRISTIKKYGYCYNCLAISHSYKNCVSKFSCRKCHKKHNTLIHRESSLRPESTPEIPNVTSSNHENASSTALPTQSTNTNRQAYTTTIQSTISSTQDPPNPSRKQILLGTAMVQIEHNGQRYSARALIDSGSEATFISRRLQRSLDIPTHSVSAQVTGLNNAVSATPTNICEITLCSPLNTNYKLSAQAFILNSLTDNLPSYPIDPKQCLKNLGFTLADTQFHKPRPVDILIGSDIYPSILLNGVKRNILGSLLAQETEFGWILSGPITQPSQNSAIVSFHNKVSPESLLTHFWEVEEIPKESVVSKSDQICEEIFQKTTRRNPDGRYIVTLPFKEPDNIDIGQSRHIALAQFLRNERALLKKPEVKAEYDKAIMEYLELGQMKKVEYDPSGKATQYYLPHHAVIKPDRITTKLRVVFNASCPTSNHKSLNDVLHIGPTLQKDLVILITNWRLFQFVFNADIQKMYRQILVDPKHTRFQRILFRKSPEDTIEDFELQTVTFGINCAPYLAIRTLMKLADDIEETHPLAAKILRQEMYVDDVLAGTHNLTTAKSARDELISALKTPGFALRKWTSNDPHILKGLPQDHLLETETLNLSEPENTKTLGIRWNSKKDSFFFLVNPMEKKPAYTKREVLSAIAKLFDPAGWLSPIIITAKIIMQQIWLDKTDWDESLKPLTLHRWNSFVKDYDNINKIEIPSEMAPTITNSPKPRSMSPTITNSPKPRRMSSAISNRSRSATRSITPISEDETISRRIQRFKSTLPTIREEKECDDRTTRKTISHRRKHTSSRHVACGICKKDHRLVTCATYSAYNINKKYEALHKLPKKPYERDLSDDVQMRFEHLVLADPQFHSNREITLEIGADVYPQIIRNGLFKPDNGTVVAQNTAFGWTLTGTI; encoded by the exons ATGAATGTAGAGACACGTATCtccacaatcaaaaaatatggttattgCTATAACTGCTTGGCTATTTCACATAGCTACAAGAACTGTGTGAGTAAATTCTCGTGTCGTAAGtgtcacaaaaaacacaatactCTGATACACAGAGAATCCAGCCTTCGACCTGAATCCACTCCGGAAATACCAAACGTCACTAGTTCGAACCATGAAAACGCTTCAAGTACCGCACTACCCACCCaaagcacaaatacaaatcggcAAGCCTACACTACAACTATACAGTCCACTATATCATCAACCCAAGACCCACCCAACCCAAGTAGGAAGCAGATATTACTCGGTACTGCAATGGTTcaaatagaacataatggcCAGCGATATTCCGCGAGAGCCCTTATTGATTCAGGATCGGAAGCCACATTTATATCTCGAAGACTTCAGAGAAGCTTGGATATACCCACCCACTCTGTATCAGCCCAAGTGACCGGACTAAACAATGCAGTTTCAGCAACACCAACGAACATCTGTGAAATCACGCTTTGCTCACccttaaacacaaattataagcTATCAGCACAGGCATTTATACTAAATAGCCTAACTGATAATTTACCCTCATACCCTATAGATCCAAAGCAGTGTCTTAAAAATCTTGGATTCACTTTAGCCGACACCCAATTTCACAAACCCAGACCCGTGGATATACTAATCGGCAGTGATATCTATCCAAGTATTTTACTCAATGGAGTAAAGAGGAACATACTAGGTTCACTCTTAGCTCAAGAGACAGAATTCGGATGGATATTGTCCGGACCCATAACCCAACCCTCCCAAAATTCCGCCATAGTATCATTTCACAATAAAGTGAGTCCCGAGAGTCTTCTCACACATTTTTGGGAGGTGGAGGAAATCCCAAAGGAATCCGTAGTTTCCAAATCGGACCAAATTTGTgaggaaattttccaaaaaactaccCGTCGTAATCCAGATGGGCGCTATATAGTAACCCTACCCTTCAAAGAACCCGACAATATTGATATCGGACAATCTAGACATATAGCGTTGGCCCAATTCCTCAGAAATGAAcgagctttacttaaaaaacccgAAGTGAAAGCAGAATACGACAAAGCAATCATGGAATATTTGGAACTCGGACAAATGAAGAAAGTAGAGTATGACCCTTCTGGTAAAGCGACCCAATATTACTTACCACACCACGCGGTCATTAAACCCGACCGTATAACCACGAAATTGCGTGTGGTATTTAACGCATCTTGCCCCACGTCAAATCACAAAAGCTTGAATGACGTCTTACATATCGGGCCTACTTTACAGAAAGACCTTGTCATTCTGATAACAAATTGGCGACTCTTCCAATTCGTTTTTAATGCAGATATTCAGAAAATGTACCGGCAAATACTCGTAGACCCTAAACACACTCGGTTCCAAAGGATATTATTTAGGAAGTCCCCGGAAGACACAATAGAAGACTTCGAATTGCAAACAGTCACGTTCGGCATAAATTGTGCACCGTATCTAGCAATCCGGACCCTCATGAAACTTGCCGATGATATAGAAGAAACCCACCCATTAGCAGCCAAAATACTTCGCCAGGAAatgtatgtagacgatgttTTAGCCGGAACACATAACCTGACCACGGCAAAGTCAGCACGAGATGAACTTATTTCCGCTCTGAAGACCCCAGGATTCGCTCTGCGAAAATGGACCTCCAATGACCCACACATTCTGAAAGGACTTCCACAGGATCATCTTTTAGAGACAGAAACACTCAATCTTTCGGAACCCGAGAACACCAAAACCCtgggcattcgatggaactccaAAAAGGATTCATTTTTCTTCCTCGTCAACCCAATGGAGAAAAAACCCGCATACACCAAACGAGAAGTTTTATCAgccatagcaaaattgtttgaccCAGCCGGTTGGCTTAGTCCAATAATAATCacggcaaaaataattatgcaacaaatatggCTGGATAAAACTGACTGGGATGAAAGCCTGAAACCCCTCACCCTTCATCGATGGAACAGCTTCGTAAAGGATTACGACAACAtcaacaaaattgaaataccCAG tgAAATGGCCCCAACAATCACCAACTCACCCAAACCTCGTTCTATGAGCCCAACAATCACCAACTCACCCAAACCTCGTCGCATGAGCTCAGCAATTAGCAACCGGTCCCGTAGCGCAACCCGTAGCATCACACCGATTTCGGAAGACGAAACGATATCCCGACGTATTCAACGTTTCAAGTCGACCCTTCCCACTATTCGTGAAGAAAAGGAATGTGATGATCGTACAACACGAAAAACgatctcacatcgaagaaaacacaCATCATCCCGTCATGTCGCTTGCGGAATATGCAAAAAAGACCACCGTCTAGTGACTTGCGCTACGTACTCGgcatataatataaacaaaaaatacgaagCA TTACACAAGCTACCCAAAAAACCCTATGAGCGAGATCTAAGCGACGATGTGCAAatgcgctttgaacacttagtTCTCGCTGACCCTCAATTCCACAGCAACAGGGAGATAACGTTGGAGATTGGAGCAGATGTGTACCCTCAAATCATCAGAAATGGACTATTCAAACCCGATAATGGTACGGTGGTAGCGCAGAATACAGCATTTGGCTGGACCCTTACTGGCACCATCTAA
- the LOC125780105 gene encoding piggyBac transposable element-derived protein 3-like: protein MRFFCIFLCMCPYGNARQVRPLEYLTLQEALDFLEELCSDDENDVPTNIQALYIEPPYQDRDVSGEDDGEDEGGVPDNVCPAQLKAGCEIVFENSTRMKTNDCRLEDVDDEEPYDDTLDDCLPSSSKKICRPIQSNTGVPLPPANKDSKYTWQTANSLPVLPIFPETNFEDCRDLRPHQLFEKFFSDDLLEHICKCSNLYATHHQKRYEELTIDELRVFIAILIVTGYTSTGAFRDMWSCDDDVQNVMVFNAMRRNRFEEINYMLHFESALHEPSASSDRFDTLWKLRPLTDHIKAKMTENFHPEQNLSYDESMIAYFGRHGCKQFIKGKPIRFGYKAWSLCTPRGYMINFEIYQGKNPRVNPKYEERFGTCAAPLLCMIDEFSEEVQGLPLSFYFDNLFTGIPLMIYLKKRGFQATGTIRENRIPKSCPIPHKKDLRKQQRGYYESVEIKEESIYLTKWVDNSVVCLASTCFSGEPKSTASRYSRELRRKIPVPRPCVVTQYNKFMSGVDRFDQNVAGHRITFRGKKWWHSIFTWLIDASLQNSWLLYKSANENKSFKDFKREVAIYYCKHYGVELKKFQKTSNKRIESVTNVLRYDRTDHLVVPIGNKRRCAGDVCKSIVRTACKKCDVGLCLPCFEAYHTKM from the exons atgcgttttttttgcatttttctgtGCATGTGTCCATATGGCAACGCCAGGCAGGTTAGGCCACTGGAATATCTAACGTTGCAAGAAGCTTTGGATTTTTTAGAGGAATTGTGCTCTGATGATGAAAACGATGTTCCTACTAATATCCAGGCACTCTACATCGAGCCACCTTATCAGGATAGGGATGTAAGTGGGGAAGATGATGGCGAGGATGAAGGTGGAGTTCCGGACAATGTATGCCCAGCACAACTTAAAGCCGGATGtgaaattgtatttgaaaatagtaCGCGAATGAAAACTAACGATTGTAGACTAGAGGATGTTGATGACGAGGAACCTTATGACGATACTTTAGACGATTGTTTGCCGAGCTCGTCCAAGAAAATTTGTCGCCCAATTCAATCAAATACTGGAGTACCACTTCCACCAGCTAACAAAGACAGCAAATATACTTGGCAAACCGCTAATTCATTACCAGTCCTTCCCATATTCCCTGAAACAAATTTCGAAGATTGTCGGGATCTTAGACCTCATcaactttttgagaaatttttcagCGATGACTTGCTTGaacatatatgcaaatgttcGAATTTGTACGCTACGCATCATCAGAAACGATACGAAGAACTTACTATAGATG AGTTACGTGTGTTCATCGCAATTTTGATAGTAACTGGCTACACTTCTACAGGAGCCTTTCGAGACATGTGGAGCTGCGATGATGACGTTCAAAACGTTATGGTCTTCAATGCTATGCGAAGGAACCGCTTTGAGGAAATCAACTATATGCTGCACTTCGAGTCCGCATTGCACGAACCGTCTGCTAGTTCTGACAGGTTTGACACTCTTTGGAAACTACGCCCACTGACTGACCATATAAAGGCCAAAATGACTGAAAACTTTCACCCAGAACAAAATCTCTCATATGACGAAAGTATGATTGCATATTTCGGTCGCCATGGATGTAAACAGTTCATAAAAGGAAAGCCAATTCGTTTCGGATACAAAGCTTGGTCTCTTTGCACTCCTAGAGGATATATgatcaattttgaaatataccaAGGTAAGAATCCGAGGGTGAATCCTAAATATGAAGAACGCTTTGGCACTTGCGCAGCTCCACTCTTGTGTATGATTGACGAATTTTCGGAAGAGGTGCAAGGACTTCCGTTATCCTTTTACTTTGACAATCTTTTCACTGGAATACCATTgatgatttatttgaaaaaaagaggTTTCCAGGCTACCGGTACAATTCGAGAAAACCGAATTCCAAAAAGTTGTCCTATTCCACATAAGAAGGATTTGCGTAAACAGCAAAGAGGATATTACGAAAGCGTGGAAATCAAAGAAGAGTCAATTTATCTGACTAAATGGGTAGATAACTCGGTAGTCTGCCTTGCATCAACATGTTTTAGTGGCGAACCAAAATCCACAGCATCTCGCTACAGTAGAGAATTGCGTAGGAAAATACCAGTTCCACGTCCGTGCGTTGTAACTcaatacaacaaatttatgtCGGGTGTGGATCGATTTGACCAAAATGTTGCAGGCCACCGAATAACCTTTAGAGGAAAAAAATGGTGGCATTCCATTTTTACTTGGCTTATTGATGCAAGCTTGCAAAACAGCTGGCTTCTTTATAAATCCGCTAATGAAAATAAGtcatttaaagattttaagagaGAAGTAGCAATTTACTATTGCAAGCACTACGGCGTCGAACTGAAAAAGTTCCAAAAAACCTCAAATAAACGAATTGAATCCGTAACGAATGTCCTGCGCTATGACAGGACTGATCACCTTGTGGTTCCAATTGGAAATAAGAGGCGATGTGCAGGTGATGTATGCAAGTCCATCGTGCGAACAGCCTGCAAAAAATGCGATGTTGGACTTTGTTTGCCTTGCTTCGAAGCATATcatacaaaaatgtga